In Nicotiana tabacum cultivar K326 chromosome 11, ASM71507v2, whole genome shotgun sequence, a single window of DNA contains:
- the LOC142165774 gene encoding uncharacterized protein LOC142165774: protein MDLEVKRIRKKRVMYSQPKFKWGAFTKANAQELREKLLTIEVWRSNGDASCIWTTTSNCIREADREVLGVSKGYSGGHKGNWWWNEEVQGKMKAKKTTYLKLVGCTDEEEQRTCREHYKLARKEAKLAVTVANTATFERLYDDLGSK from the coding sequence ATGGACTTGGAGGTCAAGAGAATAAGGAAGAAGAGAGTGATGTACAGTCAGCCGAAGTTTAAGTGGGGAGCCTTCACTAAGGCAAATGCACAAGAGTTGAGGGAAAAGTTGTTGACTATAGAGGTTTGGAGGAGTAATGGGGACGCGAGTTGTATATGGACCACGACATCGAACTGCATTAGGGAAGCTGATAGAGAGGTGTTAGGCGTATCGAAGGGTTATTCGGGAGGCCACAAAgggaattggtggtggaatgaggAGGTCCAAGGAAAAATGAAAGCTAAGAAAACGACATATCTGAAGCTAGTGGGATGCACTGATGAGGAGGAGCAGAGGACGTGTAGGGAGCATTATAAGTTGGCAAGGAAAGAGGCAAAATTGGCAGTCACGGTGGCTAATACTGCAACTTTTGAGCGATTGTATGATGATCTTGGGAGCAAATGA